A stretch of the Lactuca sativa cultivar Salinas chromosome 9, Lsat_Salinas_v11, whole genome shotgun sequence genome encodes the following:
- the LOC122196082 gene encoding uncharacterized protein LOC122196082: protein MRRYTSFHRLRDRLLSSSLMDNEVNAPRWDISAHSPVIEQVISEFKFKLKYGGFFRLARNSCRQVYCFGSTKCLYIDTFSYNLNHLVEEVKSHYPSQSDIVLSIVFVDKYAKEQCFIELDNDKTFMVMLNMYNENKEVTFYATTEKLRYNPKPLSCQDKVIDESDDENETDSVCPSQESYHSLHSSDNEYELLNYGETYAYSKMNPFMKVNSKFPSCKWRIHASLTQDGVAFEVKKFVEIHSCTRSNKSGNKHATQGWIADVVTDKLKSEGDVSPADLKKWLMHTYNVEVPYMRVFRGREQAYTDMYGKWDDSYVNIYDFKQELEKRNPGSVMEIDLQIVGEKKHFLRFFISLTACSKGFLAGCRPYIALDACHLKGKFNGVLAAATSIDGNNGMFPVAYGVLEAENTKSWTWFLTSLQKAIGTPNGLVISSDMQKGLELAITQLWEAANTYSVSKHDRLLNEIATKCADAISYLNENHKKIWSRSKFGTLVKCDYITNNISESFNSWVGDIRYKPVLDLLDAIREKLMERFDKKRSKVKKWKGPLVPKAKKYLKTITKNLGEYQVYRSSDNKAEVKFKGYRWDVVLDEKKFDKFKEAYALEIGPMPGKDQWVNIETVDKIYPPIIKRPPGRPKKNRIIPHDEPKKRHKCPRCGLYGHHQRTCKNPVSQRFDEASSSKRKEHKRS from the exons aTGAGGCGTTACACGAGTTTTCATCGTTTAAGAG ACAGATTATTGTCCTCCTCTTTGATGGATAATGAGGTTAATGCACCAAGATGGGACATAAGTGCTCACTCACCCGTAATTGA ACAAGTAATATCGGAATTCAAGTTTAAATTGAAATATGGAGGCTTCTTTCGGTTAGCTAGGAACTCATGTAGGCAAGTGTATTGCTTTGGATCTACAAAGTGTCTCTATATAGACACATTTTCATACAACTTAAATCATCTAGTTGAAGAGGTGAAAAGCCACTATCCGTCACAAAGCGATATTGTTTTGTCAATAGTATTTGTTGACAAATATGCAAAAGAGCAATGCTTTATTGAACTTGATAATGATAAGACCTTCATGGTAATGCTAAACATGTATAATGAGAATAAAGAAGTAACATTTTATGCGACAACCGAAAAATTAAGGTATAACCCTAAACCATTAAGTTGTCAAGATAAAGTTATTGATGAGTCTGATGATGAAAATGAGACAGACTCGGTTTGTCCAAGTCAAGAAAGCTATCATAGTCTTCATAGTTCTGATAACGAATATGAGCTTTTAAATTATGGTGAAACTTATGCATATAGTAAGATGAATCCATTTATGAAAGTGAATTCTAAATTCCCAAGT TGCAAGTGGAGAATTCATGCTTCTCTTACACAAGATGGGGTTGCTTTTGAA GTAAAGAAATTTGTAGAAATTCATTCTTGTACTCGAAGCAACAAGAGTGGTAACAAACATGCCACTCAAGGATGGATTGCTGATGTTGTCACCGACAAGTTGAAATCTGAAGGCGATGTCTCTCCCGCCGACCTAAAAAAGTGGCTTATGCATACCTACAATGTTGAAGTACCATATATGAGAGTCTTTAGAGGAAGAGAGCAAGCTTATACTGATATGTATGGCAAGTGGGATGATTCTTATGTAAATATATATGATTTCAAACAAGAACTTGAAAAGAGAAACCCAGGAAGTGTGATGGAGATTGATTTGCAAATAGTGGGTGAAAAGAAACATTTCTTACGCTTTTTTATATCATTAACAGCATGCTCTAAGGGGTTTCTTGCTGGTTGTCGTCCTTACATTGCGCTTGATGCTTGTCATTTGAAAGGGAAATTTAATGGTGTGTTAGCCGCTGCCACAAGTATTGATGGTAACAATGGTATGTTTCCAGTAGCCTATGGTGTGCTTGAGGCAGAGAATACAAAATCATGGACTTGGTTTCTCACATCACTACAAAAAGCGATTGGTACACCAAATGGTCTTGTTATCTCCTCTGACATGCAAAAGGGGTTGGAATTAGCTATTACACAG TTATGGGAGGCTGCAAATACCTACTCTGTTAGTAAGCATGATAGATTGTTAAATGAAATTGCTACTAAATGTGCAGATGCAATTTCATATTTGAACGAGAACCATAAAAAGATATGGAGTAGAAGTAAGTTTGGCACACTTGTTAAGTGTGATTACATTACCAACAATATTTCAGAAAGTTTTAACTCCTGGGTAGGTGACATACGTTATAAACCGGTGCTTGATCTCCTTGATGCAATTAGAGAAAAGCTTATggaacgatttgacaagaaaaggAGTAAGGTGAAAAAATGGAAAGGACCATTAGTTCCAAAAGCAAAGAAGTATCTCAAAACAATCACTAAG AACTTGGGTGAATATCAAGTTTATAGAAGCAGTGATAATAAAGCAGAAGTGAAGTTCAAAGGATATCGTTGGGATGTTGTATTGGATGAGAAAAAAT TCGACAAGTTTAAAGAAGCATATGCTTTAGAAATTGGTCCGATGCCCGGAAAAGATCAATGGGTGAATATAGAGACAGTCGATAAGATATACCCTCCTATTATAAAACGACCGCCTGGACGACCTAAAAAGAATAGAATTATACCACATGATGAGCCCAAGAAAAGACACAAATGTCCCCGTTGTGGTTTATATGGACACCATCAAAGGACTTGCAAAAATCCTGTGTCTCAACGTTTTGATGAAGCATCCTCTAGCAAGAGGAAAGAACACAAAAGATCATGA